In a single window of the Rhizoctonia solani chromosome 16, complete sequence genome:
- a CDS encoding CBS and PB1 domain protein has product MSRIPQLSTSHIQSPSRASPYSDRPTSPHHSVGGMASNLSAANMSDSRKKQNKRDEAIRKKIEGELSRKRTISTNVPRSRKTGKSTAAKGTVAALRPSPALTVPENMTVSDASQLCAAKRTDCVLVVDDEEGLSGIFTAKDLAFRRRGARSTYDTGQSIMTRGPMVTRDTTSATEALQLMVQRGFRHLPVCNDEGNVVGLLDITKVFHEALEKLERGSSASAKLHAALEGVQSELGNGLNPQAMAMMSYVASLREKTTLPDLTTVMDSRTQPATIAGIFTSKDVVLRVIAAGLDPNRCSVVRVMTPHPDVAEPSMTVHDALKKMYVGRYLNLPVVEGMAARCHCRCAQTHVCNSGTDRGIGPMWGRFFDSFQQGDDNESAVSGSNMPHDTSSSYIDPGRLGVNGGRSPHSEVHPNDSASVIEELHHQHSSILEAMPAYEPIDDGTYVFKFRTPSGRTHRFQARQDNFENLRDIIAGKLESDPFFEIPEGAPESAPHPEPHDFTMSYTDSDGDTVELTSDSDVADAVRHARQAKEDRVIVYIHGGKAWDLAGQQDAEKKAKEAAKAAQEETRLLEKGGATPVHELSTPISSHAHAHPHNFPHEEEKLFGVVPRDMVLPASVGFLGVVIIVVFAMSRSSNRY; this is encoded by the exons ATGTCCCGAATTCCTCAGTTGTCGACCTCGCACATCCAGTCTCCTAGCCGCGCGAGCCCCTATTCGGACAGACCGACATCGCCACACCATTCAGTTGGTGGAATGGCGAGCAATTTGTCCGCTGCCAACATGTCTGATAGCCGCAAAAAGCAGAACAAACGCGATGAG GCGATCAGGAAGAAGATCGAGGGAGAGCTCTCTCGCAAGCGCACCATATCCACCAATGTACCGCGCTCACGCAAGACGGGCAAATCGACGGCTGCCAAGGGCACTGTCGCAGCGCTCAGACCCAGTCCTGCACTGACCGTGCCTGAGAACATGACCGTATCCGACGCCAGCCAGCTCTGTGCTGCCAAACGCACAGACTGTGTTCTCGTTGTCGACGACGAAGAGGGCCTTAGCGGCATCTTTACCGCCAAAGATCTTGCCTTTCGA CGCCGAGGGGCTCGATCCACGTACGACACCGGTCAGTCAATCATGACCAGGGGTCCGATGGTCACCCGCGATACTACCAGTGCAACCGAGGCTCTTCAACTCATGGTCCAGCGTGGATTCCGTCACTTG CCAGTATGCAATGACGAGGGAAATGTCGTCGGTCTGCTCGATATCACCAAAGTTTTCCATGAAGCTCTTGAGAAGCTCGAACGTGGGTCCTCGGCCTCGGCCAAGCTCCATGCTGCTCTTGAAGGCGTCCAATCCGAGCTCGGCAACGGTTTGAACCCACAGGCGATGGCTATGATGTCCTATGTTGCCTCGCTGCGCGAAAAGACAACTCTTCCTGACCTTACCACCGTCATGGACTCGCGCACCCAGCCTGCGACG ATTGCCGGAATTTTTACAAGCAAGGACGTTGTATTGCGTGTTATTGCCGCAGGGCTCGATCCGAATCGGTGTAGTGTCGTCCGAGTCATGACCCCACACCCAGATGTGGCCGAGCCTTCCATGACTGTTCACGACGCACTCAAGAAGATGTATG TCGGAAGGTATTTGAACTTGCCGGTCGTTGAAGGGATGGCAGCTCGTTGCCATTGTAGATGTGCTCAAACTCACGTATGCAACTCTGGAACAG ACAGAGGAATCGGCCCCATGTGGGGTCGCTTCTTTGACTCGTTCCAGCAAGGTGACGACAACGAATCTGCGGTCTCGGGATCCAATATGCCCCACGATACTTCATCCAGCTATATTGACCCTGGTCGACTGGGTGTCAACGGCGGACGTTCGCCTCACTCGGAAGTCCATCCTAATGACTCGGCCTCGGTTATCGAAGAACTCCACCACCAGCATAGTTCCATCCTCGAGGCCATGCCGGCCTACGAACCCATAGACGATGGCACCTACGTGTTCAAGTTCCGTACTCCGAGCGGACGCACACACCGATTCCAAGCGCGCCAGGACAACTTTGAAAACCTCAGGGACATCATCGCCGGCAAACTCGAGTCGGACCCGTTCTTTGAAATCCCGGAAGGTGCTCCCGAATCCGCGCCCCATCCCGAGCCGCACGACTTTACCATGTCGTACACCGACTCGGACGGGGACACGGTCGAGCTTACCTCTGATTCGGACGTGGCGGACGCGGTCCGGCATGCTAGACAGGCCAAGGAAGACCGTGTGATTGTGTACATCCACGGAGGCAAGGCCTGGGACCTGGCGGGCCAGCAGGACGCGGAgaagaaggccaaggaagcaGCCAAGGCCGCGCAGGAAGAGACGCGCTTGCTCGAAAAGGGGGGCGCGACCCCGGTTCACGAGCTTTCTACTCCGATCAGCTCTCATGCGCATGCGCACCCGCATAATTTCCCCCACGAAGAGGAGAAGCTGTTTGGTGTTGTGCCCAGGGACATGGTTCTCCCCGCCAGTGTTGGATTTTTGGGCGTGGTCATTATTGTGGTGTTTGCCATGTCGAGGTCCTCGAACAGGTATTGA
- a CDS encoding ATP-dependent DNA ligase: MSLYFCRSPPPSLSSLILMPKRASSSVLSSKATKRSKTGDQKTIHSFFSSSSRSAVAKQENRELDLKTVIIDLCLEDECEGKQEFSASALAKEVQEDVLSAVPKSTYLAEGLAPQETESNQIKYIDPNASPLLFTPDLSSDPLEFPLSPCPWDARFPAPYAFLSYALVTLSSTRSRISITNTLVNTLRLLIRYDARQSLLPALYLLSNSVAPSYEGVELKIGPSTLNKAIQSVSGISSGTLKTMSNKLGKFSDIVVHFSLSLIRLEIGDPGDVAFEAKSSVRTLHPAPPLQLASVHANLLKISALKGQTSAKQKQSIVEKLLVAARGEEVRYLVRMLSLNLSRGGQGDYSDRAGKGVGFDASERRGTERPWRVEDAETLVKQVYVRHPHFGHIVNAALDSGLEHLSDNVQLTVGIPLHPTLGSPTRSLDEIYDRLGDLAFTAEFKYDGQRVQVHASRNAEKVSIRLFSRHLEDMTQKYPDIVQMTQTLISQSEGKLDSFILDAEVVAVDPHTGTIRTFQELSNRPRKGVSLKDVKATVCVYAFDLMYLNGEVLLDKAFRERRWLLRERFPPLVPEDPFCSRLAHAESVESEDGHEAVEEFWERAVASQCEGLMIKLLDSGEVFETTEKTAVLARGERNRFPRPTSLYPRVPGGIVEKARREGRRADEGDLVDASSEEELAEEDELE, translated from the exons ATGTCACTCTATTTCTGTAGATCACCACCACCCAGCTTGTCATCGTTGATACTCATGCCTAAACGAGCTTCATCTTCCGTTCTATCTTCCAAGGCGACAAAAAGGTCCAAAACTGGTGACCAAAAGACTATACATTCATTTTTTTCATCGTCTTCGCGATCGGCCGTGGCCAAGCAAGAGAACCGCGAGCTCGACCTCAAAACAGTGATCATAGATTTGTGCTTGGAGGATGAATGCGAGGGTAAACAAGAGTTCTCTGCATCAGCCCTCGCCAAAGAGGTGCAAGAGGACGTTCTGTCAGCTGTTCCAAAATCAACATACCTTGCTGAAGGTCTTGCGCCACAAGAGACCGAGTCCAACCAGATCAAATATATAGATCCAAACGCCAGTCCCTTGCTCTTTACACCTGATCTTTCGTCTGATCCTCTAGAGTTCCCCCTTTCACCTTGTCCGTGGGATGCTAGATTCCCCGCGCCCTATGCGTTTCTCTCGTACGCTCTTGTTACTCTGTCATCTACTCGCTCCCGGATTTCCATAACAAACACCTTGGTAAACACACTACGTTTACTCATTCGGTATGACGCACGTCAATCTCTTTTGCCTGCTTTGTACCTGCTCAGCAACTCGGTCGCACCAAGCTACGAGGGTGTGGAGCTAAAGATTGGGCCGAGCACCCTGAACAAGGCTATACAGAGCGTGAGCGGAATCTCTTCAGGGACGTTGAAGACCATGTCCAACAAGCTAGGCAAGTTTTCAGACATAGTGGTGCacttttctctctctctaaTTAGACTTGAAATAGGGGACCCAGGAGACGTCGCGTTCGAGGCCAAATCTTCTGTACGCACTCTCCACCCAGCCCCGCCACTCCAGCTCGCATCAGTTCATGCCAACCTGCTCAAGATAAGCGCTCTAAAGGGACAGACTTCGGCGAAACAAAAACAGTCAATTGTCGAAAAGTTGTTAGTGGCTGCGAGAGGGGAGGAAGTACGGTATTTGGTGCGGATGTTGAGTTTGAACTTGAGTCGGGGCGGTCAAGGCGACTATTCTGACCGCGCTGGGAAGGGCGTTGGCTTTGACGCCTCCGAGCGGAGAGGAACTGAACGTCCTTGGCGAGTCGAGG ATGCGGAGACGCTGGTAAAACAAGTTTACGTTCGGCATCCTCATTTTGGGCATATTGTCAATGCAGCGCTCGATTCAGGACTCGAGCATCTATCAGACAACGTTCAGCTCACTGTTG GAATACCACTGCATCCTACTCTCGGCTCCCCGACCCGCTCTCTGGATGAAATATATGATCGGCTCGGGGATTTGGCTTTTACAGCCGAGTTCAAATACGACGGCCAACGAGTACAGGTTCACGCATCTCGGAACGCCGAAAAAGTATCCATTCGCTTGTTCAGTCGTCACCTCGAAGATATGACTCAAAAG TATCCGGATATCGTGCAAATGACGCAAACACTCATTTCCCAATCAGAGGGGAAACTTGACTCGTTCATCCTCGATGCCGAAGTTGTAGCGGTAGATCCACACACAGGCACGATCAGAACGTTCCAAGAACTATCCAATCGGCCACGAAAAGGTGTTAGTTTAAAGGACGTCAAAGCTACCGTGTGCGTGTATGCGTTTGATTTGATGTACCTGAACGGAGAG GTACTACTGGACAAGGCATTTAGAGAGCGTCGATGGTTGTTGCGAGAGCGATTTCCTCCGCTCGTTCCTGAAGATCCGTTTTGTTCTCGTCTTGCGCATGCGGAGAGCGTGGAGAGCGAAGATGGTCACGAAGCGGTCGAAGAGTTTTGGGAAAGGGCCGTGGCGAGTCAGTGTGAAGGTCTGATGATCAAG TTGTTGGATAGTGGTGAAGTTTTCGAGACTACAGAGAAAACGGCGGTCCTAGCAAGAGGAGAAAGAAACCGCTTCCCGCGACCTACGAGCCTG TACCCCCGAGTTCCTGGCGGGATTGTGGAGAAAGCAAGGAGGGAAGGGAGGCGGGCAGACGAAGGAGATTTGGTTGATGCGAGCTCGGAGGAAGAACTGGCAGAGGAAGACGAATTAGAATAA
- a CDS encoding cytidine and deoxycytidylate deaminase zinc-binding region protein: MVIRHLNTAGLVIRTIEEKGRGVFATSSIPARTLIDISPVLLFSTEEYTHARRTVVDHYTFVWNDCGNSFMALPLGLGSIFNHSREPNVSYQLDKKAKTIEYRTTRQIDPGDELCIYYGSDDKLWFHMQGDSTIPPDLLLPWEESQPLPFGLSVDVEDIDVDKVLEGRTTTLEGVMSKPLFQVVKVLSQDEQEEAPGMPITTMDVWAVDVTIPSLLKSFMDTVRKNGLDTDDLKHLKRVRTINGKKSIILSSAGTPETLLPQLPEGVGSPYIIQVPKRVANSQEQLIRKNELWPVNYNPHIIAEEHIWTPEETEWLKSGINAAISAALQAKNTGELPIGVHIKPPLGVVGPIVTAYDARQSLGHPLRHAAQVALYALFIAMITTGESNLTLDIECVSIVKPAITFLFFNYNILLGATLAIAFVWPLFNQTSTNDALSKVFRLQTLFVALSLIAGTVNFATIVILLPGQHVRILVSMGAFEITVNVIATALSNQYTYRVLPEAIPKRSTGPAEPNSHASPPNYQANTVGLYRTSASFPLPTTSPSTRVTTPEVSNMSETIKTKLETPPPRVSFKQTRGSYFNFMSSLVNLYSAREPTIDPERRRTGYRHSDSVYSAFKRAYQ; encoded by the exons ATGGTTATCAGACACCTTAATACAGCGGGCCTGGTTATTCGCACCATCGAAGAAAAGGGTAGAGGTGTATTTG CAACATCGAGTATACCAGCCCGAACTTTAATCGACATCAGTCCGGTCCTATTGTTCAGTACTGAAGAATACACTCATGCTAGGCGTACTGTGGTTGACCACTACACGTTCGTATGGAACGATTGTGGAAACTCATTCATGGCCCTGCCACTTGGGCTAG GCTCGATTTTCAATCACTCGCGCGAGCCAAATGTTTCATACCAATTGGACAAGAAGGCAAAAACAATTGAGTATAGAACTACAAGACAGATCGATCCAGGAGATGAGTTATGCATATATTATGGCAGCGATGATAAGCTATGGTTCCATATGCAAGGGGATTCGACAATTCCCCCAGACTTACTGCTACCTTGGGAAGAATCACAGCCATTGCCTTTTGGGCTCTCTGTAGATGTAGAAGATATCGATGTGGATAAAGTATTAGAAGGGAGGACCACAACTCTGGAGGGAGTTATGAGCAAACCGCTATTTCAAGTGGTCAAGGTACTCAGTCAAGACGAACAGGAAGAGGCACCTGGAATGCCAATAACAACCA TGGATGTCTGGGCTGTGGACGTAACAATACCCTCTCTTCTGAAATCGTTTATGGA TACAGTGAGGAAGAATGGGTTAGATACAGATGATCTTAAGCATCTCAAGCGAGTGAGAACAATCAACG GCAAAAAATCAATCATTCTCTCGTCCGCTGGCACCCCTGAGACACTGCTTCCTCAGCTACCAGAGGGTGTAGGTTCTCCATATATAATCCAAGTGCCAAAACGCGTCGCTAACTCACAAGAACAACTCATTAGAAAG AACGAACTATGGCCGGTTAACTACAATCCACATATTATAGCTGAAGAGCACATATGGACTCCAGAGGAAACTGAATGGTTGAAGTCGGGTATCAATGCAGCCATTTCTGCAGCGTTGCAAGCCAAGAACACCGGAGAG CTCCCAATCGGCGTTCATATCAAACCCCCTCTAGGTGTGGTTGGACCAATTGTTACAGCCTATGACGCGAGGCAATCCTTAGGACACCCACTACGACATGCTGCCCAAGTAGCC TTATACGCGTTGTTTATTGCAATGATCACAACAGGCGAATCAAATTTAACCCTGGATATAGAATGTGTTAGCATTGTGAAACCAGCTAT aaccttcctcttcttcaatTATAATATACTCTTGGGG GCGACTTTAGCAATCGCGTTCGTTTGGCCTCTTTTCAATCAAACCTCAACGAACGATGCATTGTCCAAAGTGTTTCGCTTGCAAACATT ATTCGTGGCACTGTCATTGATTGCCGGGACTGTTAATTTCGCTACGATCGTGATATTATTGCCGGGCCAACATGTCCGAATACTGGTATCCATGGGCGCCTTCGAA ATTACTGTCAACGTAATTGCTACCGCATTATCGAATCAATATACCTATAGAGTCTTGCCTGAAGCTATTCCCAAAAGGAGTACGGGGCCCGCGGAACCTAACTCACATGCTTCTCCACCTAACTACCAAGCTAACACAGTGGGACTCTATCGAACTTCGGCATCCTTCCCTTTGCCTACTACCTCACCTTCTACTAGAGTTACCACACCTGAGGTCTCAAATATGTCGGAAACGATCAAAACCAAACTCGAAACCCCACCACCCAGAGTCTCATTCAAACAGACCAGAGGATCCTATTTCAACTTTATGTCTTCTCTAGTTAACTTATATTCCGCCCGGGAGCCCACTATCGACCCTGAGCGACGTAGAACAGGTTACAGACACTCGGACTCGGTCTACTCTGCCTTCAAGCGAGCCTATCAATGA
- a CDS encoding Fungal Zn(2)-Cys(6) binuclear cluster domain, with translation MSTNASGRIQRGRACLPCHLRKKKCDGEQPSCSGCVRSHIQCEYAPTSTAPDTAPTGQSRIQTLQTRVQELETVLNNMSVHTSQPSSQASTPSSPLIDPNSGEVADWLQDILSPPRPLLHAMNLVACHILSLSANSDTRPTLQELEELKCALLKRIHSGVHMSLEGARDLIAGVVCAPALAAQYLLQVGKFAEAHWLVSSAIRFAVSCGLHTIAAHRWANDSDSGSPGSTSSGSGSTFLVPAGSIREHYDRCMSWWLAFASNEMVEIATKLPSALRPELRACIGDTESGLERARGLITSFPLTEDSYERNSPQLDTIGLNIGELLLGSRSITQDSSMNSIFAMRLKSMSFFGVAALLYDDSRTSQSLGGDIFQRVDQSISRFIERLPSLSYQESTSPTDNGPTNPSMIVVYMLAYSAKIRLLDANIIPNSSQDRLAAALSMGHLAAAFNTIPHFSMTPLVIRCCSEALNIISPPNSDHDMELPEASALRLLIDSLDC, from the exons ATGAGCACCAACGCCAGTGGCCGAATTCAGCGTGGCCGGGCTTGCCTACCATGTCACCTAAGGAAGAAG AAGTGCGATGGAGAGCAGCCTTCATGCAGTGGTTGCGTTCGCTCTCACATTCAGTGCGAATATGCCCCCACATCCACCGCACCAGATACAGCACCCACTGGTCAAAGTCGAATCCAAACTCTGCAAACTCGTGTACAGGAGCTCGAGACCGTGTTGAACAACATGAGCGTACATACTTCTC AGCCGAGTAGTCAAGCATCAACTCCTAGTTCTCCTTTGATCGATCCCAATTCCGGGGAGGTGGCGGACTGGTTGCAGGATATATT GTCACCTCCACGGCCTCTGTTACATGCCATGAATCTCGTAGCGTGTCACATCCTCAGCTTGTCGGCAAACTCAGACACTCGCCCAACACTCCAGGAGTTAGAAGAACTCAAATGTGCATTATTAAAGCGAATCCACAGTGGTGTCCACATGTCCCTCGAAGGTGCACGCGATCTCATTGCTGGAGTAGTTTGTGCTCCTGCACTTGCCGCACAGTACTTGCTTCAGGTTGGCAAGTTCGCGGAAGCCCACTGGCTCGTCAGTAGCGCTATCAGATTCG CGGTATCATGCGGGCTCCATACTATTGCAGCTCATCGCTGGGCTAATGATAGTGACAGTGGTAGCCCGGGAAGTACAAGCTCTGGCTCAGGGAGTACATTCCTAGTACCAGCTGGCAGTATCCGGGAGCACTATGACCGATGCATGTCCTGGTGGTTAGCGTTTGCTAGCAATGAAATGGTAGAAATAGCCACCAAATTACCTTCTGCTTTAAGACCCGAGTTGCGGGCTTGCATTGGGGATACGGAATCTGGATTAGAGAGGGCCAGGGGCCTTATTACCTCGTTTCCGCTTACCGAAGATTCTTATGAGCGA AACTCTCCCCAATTAGACACCATAGGTCTCAATATCGGCGAACTGCTCCTAGGGAGTCGTAGCATTACTCAAGACTCCAGTATGAACTCTATTTTCGCGATGCGTTTGAAAAGCATGTCGTTTTTTGGAGTCGCAGCGTTGCTGTATGACGACTCTCGCACTAGCCAGTCACTCG GAGGTGACATATTTCAGCGCGTCGACCAAAGTATCTCGAGGTTCATCGAAAGGCTTCCTAGTTTATCATACCAAGAGTCCACATCACCTACGGACAATGGTCCTACCAACCCCAGCATGATAGTAGTCTATATGCTAGCATATTCGGCCAAGATCCGTTTACTTGACGCCAATATTATTCCTAACTCCTCCCAAGATCGCCTAGCTGCAGCGTTGTCGATGGGCCACCTGGCTGCTGCATTCAATACTATACCACATTTCAGCATGACTCCGCTCGTAATT AGATGTTGCTCAGAAGCACTCAATATTATTAGTCCCCCCAATAGTGACCACGACATGGAATTGCCAGAGGCCAGTGCCCTACGCTTGTTAATCGATTCACTGGACTGCTAA